One Proteinivorax tanatarense DNA segment encodes these proteins:
- a CDS encoding quaternary amine ABC transporter ATP-binding protein, with protein sequence MSNKLVVKNLYKIFGKKPHRGVKLIEQGKSKEEILRENRLTVAVNNANFSVKKGEVFVIMGLSGSGKSTLVRCLNRLLEPTDGEVLLDGKDISKLSPAELREIRRKSMSMVFQNFALLPSRTVLANVEYGLEVQNIPKEERESKALKALKQVGLSGYEHNLPSQLSGGMQQRVGLARALANDPDILLMDEAFSALDPLIRADMQDELLELQEEMQKTIIFITHDLDEALKIGDRILLMKDGKSVQVGTAEEILSNPANDYVRRFVQGVNRSEILTAADVMAKPFTTVGGTQGPRVALKEMREHGLNSILVTEKRRLIGVVHIDDVYKAIEEGKKELNGIIKKDEVKTVYPETSIQDLIEVTASDSLPTAVVNDENKLLGVIVKGSVLEALIPERGEANDS encoded by the coding sequence TTGTCTAATAAGTTAGTGGTAAAAAACTTATATAAAATTTTTGGCAAGAAGCCCCATAGAGGGGTAAAGCTTATTGAACAAGGAAAATCCAAAGAAGAAATTTTAAGAGAAAATAGATTGACTGTGGCTGTAAACAATGCAAACTTTTCTGTAAAAAAAGGGGAAGTATTTGTTATTATGGGATTGTCTGGAAGTGGTAAATCTACACTGGTACGGTGCTTAAATAGACTTTTAGAGCCAACTGATGGTGAGGTTCTTTTGGATGGTAAAGATATATCTAAGTTAAGTCCAGCAGAACTCAGGGAAATCCGCAGAAAGTCTATGAGCATGGTATTTCAAAACTTTGCTCTTTTACCATCTAGAACGGTGTTAGCAAATGTAGAGTATGGTTTGGAAGTCCAAAACATCCCTAAAGAAGAGAGAGAAAGCAAGGCGTTAAAAGCTTTGAAGCAGGTAGGATTATCAGGTTATGAGCATAATCTACCTAGCCAACTAAGTGGGGGTATGCAACAAAGGGTTGGTCTTGCAAGGGCTCTAGCAAATGACCCTGATATTTTACTTATGGATGAAGCGTTTAGTGCGTTAGATCCATTGATTCGTGCAGACATGCAGGATGAGTTACTTGAACTTCAAGAAGAGATGCAAAAAACTATCATATTTATTACCCACGATTTAGATGAAGCTCTAAAAATAGGTGATAGAATATTGTTAATGAAAGATGGAAAATCAGTGCAAGTAGGGACGGCAGAAGAAATATTGTCCAATCCAGCCAACGATTATGTCAGACGTTTTGTTCAAGGTGTTAATAGAAGTGAGATATTAACAGCTGCTGATGTTATGGCAAAACCATTTACAACAGTTGGCGGCACACAAGGGCCAAGGGTGGCTCTAAAGGAAATGAGAGAGCATGGATTAAACTCTATCCTTGTTACAGAAAAAAGAAGGCTTATAGGTGTCGTTCATATTGATGATGTTTACAAAGCTATTGAAGAAGGTAAAAAAGAGCTAAATGGAATTATAAAAAAAGATGAAGTTAAAACTGTTTATCCAGAAACTAGTATTCAGGACTTAATTGAAGTTACAGCAAGCGATTCGCTACCAACAGCAGTAGTAAACGATGAAAATAAGTTATTAGGAGTAATAGTTAAAGGCAGTGTTTTAGAGGCCTTAATCCCAGAAAGGGGTGAAGCAAATGATTCCTAG
- a CDS encoding ABC transporter permease, which produces MIPRIPMGEAAVWFENFLVDNFDFLFSFIRDVVNSIVGFIQNMLHLPVYWVAIAIALVAILHLNKKTQISSLTLGSIKLNKISASILYVVLTAILYIVLNLFLASYIAVNIAALALLFMVTKSTTIAAIQVLSYGAAFLIATLAPEVSSPFMFAAFIAYLSYVLSGKGVAIFAGLGILLINNINLWSETVETLSLILTSTLLALLISIPLGILAAKNDRVDAILRPILDFMQTMPAFVYLIPAVVLFDIGYTPAAVATIIFAMPPAIRLTNLGIRQVPQELVEAGKAFGSTPTQMLFKIQLPQAMPTIMAGINQCIMLSLSMVVIASMIGARGLGSVVMRGVSQLETGVGFEGGIAVVIIAIILDRLTQGVSK; this is translated from the coding sequence ATGATTCCTAGAATTCCAATGGGAGAAGCGGCTGTTTGGTTTGAAAATTTCCTCGTAGATAATTTTGATTTTTTATTTAGCTTTATTAGAGATGTAGTAAACTCTATAGTAGGTTTTATACAAAATATGCTTCACTTGCCTGTCTATTGGGTAGCTATTGCAATTGCTTTAGTAGCAATATTACACTTAAATAAAAAAACGCAAATTTCAAGTTTGACATTAGGGAGTATAAAATTAAACAAAATTTCAGCTTCTATTTTATACGTAGTTCTAACAGCAATTCTTTATATAGTGCTAAACTTGTTTTTAGCAAGTTATATTGCCGTTAATATAGCAGCTTTAGCTTTACTATTTATGGTTACAAAGTCAACAACAATTGCTGCAATTCAGGTTTTATCGTATGGTGCAGCTTTTTTAATAGCAACCTTGGCTCCTGAAGTTTCATCACCTTTTATGTTTGCAGCTTTTATAGCTTACTTATCTTATGTTCTTTCCGGCAAAGGTGTAGCAATTTTTGCTGGTTTAGGAATACTGCTGATAAATAATATTAATCTTTGGTCTGAAACAGTAGAAACACTTTCCCTTATATTGACGTCGACTCTTTTGGCATTGCTAATTTCAATACCTTTAGGTATTCTAGCTGCAAAAAATGACAGGGTTGATGCAATATTGAGGCCAATTCTTGACTTTATGCAAACAATGCCGGCCTTTGTATATCTTATTCCAGCTGTTGTTTTGTTTGATATAGGTTATACACCGGCAGCAGTGGCAACTATAATTTTTGCTATGCCGCCAGCCATAAGGCTAACAAACTTGGGTATAAGGCAAGTACCTCAAGAGTTAGTAGAAGCTGGTAAAGCATTCGGCTCCACGCCAACACAAATGCTGTTTAAAATACAGCTTCCTCAGGCGATGCCTACAATCATGGCTGGAATAAACCAGTGTATAATGTTATCACTTTCTATGGTAGTTATAGCATCTATGATAGGTGCAAGAGGATTGGGAAGTGTGGTTATGCGTGGTGTAAGTCAGCTAGAAACAGGGGTAGGCTTCGAAGGAGGAATAGCTGTTGTAATAATTGCTATCATACTAGATAGACTTACCCAAGGGGTAAGTAAGTAA
- a CDS encoding glycine betaine ABC transporter substrate-binding protein, producing the protein MFKRKGLTLSLMIVLIVSLVAVGCGDGNGEGEVPGDASEESVVDKFDGQITGIDAGAGVMGAAEDAIEEYGLDMELVESSDAAMTASLQRAYENEEYIVVTGWAPHWKFADFDLKFLEDPKEVFGGEETINTITRKDFAADHPEVNQFLENYYLSPEELASAIGMMEEIDDRDEAAQTWIEENQDLVDGWLEGTELNGSGEVTITYVEWACATASTYVVKNILEDAGYDVEVDALQAGAMWQGVASGAADFLLAAWLPGTHESYYEDYSDEVVDLGPNYEGAAIGLVVPEYVEIDSIEDLVE; encoded by the coding sequence ATGTTTAAAAGAAAAGGGTTAACATTATCTTTGATGATTGTTTTAATTGTTTCGCTTGTAGCTGTAGGCTGTGGCGATGGAAATGGAGAAGGAGAAGTACCAGGAGATGCTTCAGAAGAGTCAGTAGTGGATAAGTTTGATGGACAAATTACAGGCATTGACGCTGGTGCAGGAGTTATGGGTGCCGCTGAAGATGCAATTGAAGAATATGGTTTAGATATGGAACTGGTTGAAAGCAGTGATGCTGCAATGACAGCAAGCTTACAAAGAGCTTATGAAAATGAAGAGTATATTGTAGTTACTGGCTGGGCTCCTCACTGGAAATTTGCAGATTTTGATTTGAAGTTTTTAGAGGATCCAAAAGAAGTTTTTGGTGGAGAAGAAACAATAAACACAATAACAAGGAAAGATTTTGCTGCTGATCATCCAGAAGTAAATCAGTTTTTAGAAAACTATTATTTATCACCAGAAGAGCTAGCTAGCGCTATTGGAATGATGGAAGAGATTGATGATAGAGATGAAGCAGCACAAACATGGATTGAAGAAAACCAAGATTTAGTTGATGGTTGGTTAGAAGGAACAGAGCTTAATGGTTCTGGTGAAGTGACTATCACTTATGTTGAATGGGCTTGCGCAACAGCTAGTACCTATGTTGTAAAAAATATTTTAGAAGATGCAGGTTACGATGTTGAGGTAGATGCCCTTCAAGCTGGAGCTATGTGGCAAGGAGTTGCTTCAGGAGCTGCTGACTTTTTACTAGCTGCCTGGTTGCCAGGGACACATGAAAGCTATTACGAAGACTATAGTGACGAAGTAGTGGATTTAGGACCTAACTATGAAGGAGCAGCAATTGGTCTTGTGGTTCCTGAATATGTTGAAATAGACTCTATTGAAGATTTAGTAGAATAA